The proteins below are encoded in one region of Triticum aestivum cultivar Chinese Spring chromosome 1B, IWGSC CS RefSeq v2.1, whole genome shotgun sequence:
- the LOC123146192 gene encoding uncharacterized protein, whose product MAIAETAAVVTTTTASETAPMSPAAAKAGATIGPAARRGWLRRLVPREYLPRSRRWKPRAGVGGAAEAAGGGGVAGPSSYRRLASSLSRSLRWKRMPALPSLSLRAGSASAALDEVAFRVMYVVEAVVLGLALSCFFLCCGCHI is encoded by the coding sequence ATGGCCATCGCGGAGACGGCAGCGGTGGTGACGACGACGACGGCGTCCGAGACGGCGCCCATGTCCCCGGCCGCGGCGAAGGCCGGGGCGACGATCGGGCCGGCAGCGAGGCGCGGGTGGCTGCGCCGGCTCGTGCCGCGGGAGTACCTGCCACGGAGCCGCCGGTGGAAGCCCCGCGCTGGCGTCGGTGGCGCTGCGGAGGCCGCGGGCGGGGGCGGGGTGGCGGGCCCGTCGTCGTACCGGAGGCTGGCGTCGTCGCTGTCGCGGTCGCTCCGGTGGAAGCGGATGCCGGCGCTGCCGTCCCTCAGCCTGCGCGccgggtcggcgtcggcggcgCTGGACGAGGTGGCGTTCCGCGTCATGTACGTCGTGGAGGCCGTCGTGCTAGGCCTCGCGCTCTCCTGCTTCTTCCTCTGCTGCGGCTGCCACATCTAG
- the LOC123081917 gene encoding beta-1,2-xylosyltransferase XYXT1-like, whose protein sequence is MTTATKSLERRRRQQQEVAMQGSEVKPGRSQTGSVQKHLNVGLVVGGLLMLLTYLAVSLPPHGSTENGKVVCSTAGRSYDLSDTCQADGDVRTNGTALSVTLVPASGSELERREWMITPYSRKLDGIRKVTVTQLQDGAAAVPCTVTHDVPAVLFAIDGYAGNYWHDYSDILVPLFIASRRYHGEVMFLITNIRLHPQWPVKYRAFLRGLSKYDAVDMDGDAQVRCFPRVTVGLRLYKELSIVPELVPGGRLSMADFTRFLRETYALPRAAPVSLARDQEPPHKKPRLLLIHRGHYRRILNEPEIARAAVAAGFEAVVAELRGDAPDAEQARVVNSFDVVLGIHGAGLTNALFLPPGGVLIQVVPYGKMGLIASTAFGWPAADMGLGYFDYDVSVEETSLLEALGPEHPAIKDPDSVHRSGWPKVFELYLAKQDVRINATRFAPTLARALDHLRRSH, encoded by the exons ATGACAACAGCTACAAAAAGcctagagcggcggcggcggcagcagcaggaaGTTGCAATGCAAGGCAGCGAGGTGAAGCCCGGGAGGAGCCAAACGGGCTCGGTGCAGAAGCACCTCAACGTCGGCCTCGTCGTCGGCGGTCTCCTCATGCTCCTCACCTATCTCGCCGTCAGCCTCCCTCCTCATG GATCGACAGAGAATGGCAAGGTGGTGTGCAGCACGGCGGGGCGCTCCTATGACCTATCCGACACCTGCCAAGCGGACGGCGACGTCCGCACCAACGGCACAGCCCTGTCGGTGACCCTCGTCCCGGCGAGCGGGTCCGAGTTGGAGCGTCGGGAGTGGATGATCACGCCATACTCGCGGAAGCTCGACGGCATAAGGAAGGTCACCGTGACGCAGCTACAGGACGGGGCCGCCGCGGTGCCATGCACGGTGACTCACGACGTGCCGGCCGTCCTCTTCGCGATCGACGGGTACGCGGGCAACTACTGGCACGACTACAGCGATATCCTGGTTCCATTGTTCATCGCGTCGCGGCGGTACCACGGCGAGGTCATGTTCCTCATCACCAACATCCGGCTCCATCCGCAGTGGCCGGTCAAGTACAGGGCCTTCCTCCGGGGGCTGTCCAAGTACGACGCGGTGGACATGGACGGCGACGCGCAGGTCCGGTGCTTCCCGCGCGTCACCGTGGGGCTCCGCCTCTACAAGGAGCTGAGCATCGTCCCCGAGCTGGTGCCGGGGGGCCGCCTCTCCATGGCCGACTTCACCCGGTTCCTACGCGAGACCTACGCGCTCCCACGCGCCGCCCCAGTCAGCCTGGCCCGAGACCAGGAGCCGCCGCACAAGAAGCCGCGGCTGCTGCTGATCCACCGGGGCCACTACCGCCGGATCCTGAACGAGCCGGAGATCGCGCGGGCGGCAGTGGCCGCGGGGTtcgaggcggtggtggcggagctgcgGGGCGACGCGCCCGATGCGGAGCAGGCGCGGGTGGTGAACTCGTTCGACGTGGTGCTGGGCATCCACGGCGCGGGGCTGACGAACGCGCTGTTCCTGCCGCCCGGCGGCGTGCTGATCCAGGTGGTGCCGTACGGGAAGATGGGGCTCATCGCGAGCACCGCGTTCGGCTGGCCCGCCGCGGACATGGGGCTCGGGTACTTCGACTAcgacgtgagcgtggaggagaccTCGCTGCTGGAGGCGCTGGGGCCGGAGCACCCGGCGATCAAGGACCCCGACTCCGTCCACCGCAGCGGCTGGCCCAAGGTCTTCGAGCTCTACCTCGCCAAGCAGGACGTCCGCATCAACGCCACCCGCTTCGCGCCAACGCTGGCGCGAGCGCTCGACCACCTACGGCGCTCTCATTAG
- the LOC123146185 gene encoding probable 3-hydroxyisobutyrate dehydrogenase-like 2, mitochondrial produces MAMEEATATATPFGFPAEVRPGATRVGWVGIGVMGGAMAARLLAAGYAVTAYARTPAKAGALVAAGARLAGSPASVAAASDVVFTMVGNPGDVRAVVLDAASGALAGLRPGGVLVDCTSSSPSLAREVAAAARAAGCHAVDCPVSGGDVGARDGTLALLAGGDEAVVAWLAPLFAQLGRPTYMGPPGSGQSSKIANQIAVAGAVVGLGESLAFAGAAGLDERLFLGAVSKGAAGSRVMDIFGERAVSRDFASGGAVRYIIKDLGMALEVGDGQEEEEEANVLPGSALYRQMFSAMSANGDGELCLQGLITVVERLNGIRK; encoded by the coding sequence ATGGCGATGGAGGAGGCGACAGCGACAGCGACGCCGTTCGGCTTCCCGGCGGAGGTGCGTCCGGGGGCCACGCGGGTGGGGTGGGTCGGCATCGGGGTCATGGGCGGCGCCATGGCCGCGCGCCTCCTGGCCGCCGGGTACGCGGTGACGGCCTACGCGCGCACGCCGGCCAAGGCGGGGGCCCTGGTCGCCGCCGGAGCGCGCCTCGCGGGCTCGCCGGCCTCCGTGGCCGCGGCCTCCGACGTGGTCTTCACCATGGTCGGCAACCCCGGCGACGTCCGCGCCGTCGTCCTGGACGCCGCGTCGGGCGCGCTCGCGGGCCTCCGCCCCGGCGGCGTGCTCGTGGACTGCACCAGCTCCTCCCCGTCCCTCGCGCGCGAGGTCGCCgcggccgcgcgcgccgccggctGCCACGCCGTGGACTGCCCCGTCTCCGGCGGCGACGTCGGCGCGCGGGACGGCACGCTCGCGCTCCTCGCCGGCGGGGACGAGGCCGTGGTGGCCTGGCTCGCCCCGCTCTTCGCGCAACTCGGCCGGCCGACCTATATGGGCCCGCCCGGCAGCGGGCAGAGCAGCAAGATCGCCAACCAGATCGCGGTGGCCGGCGCGGTGGTCGGCCTCGGCGAGTCCCTGGCCTTCGCCGGCGCCGCCGGGCTCGACGAGCGGCTGTTCCTCGGCGCGGTGTCCAAGGGCGCCGCGGGGTCGCGCGTGATGGACATCTTCGGCGAGCGCGCGGTGAGCCGCGACTTCGCGTCCGGGGGCGCCGTGCGGTACATCATCAAGGACCTCGGCATGGCGCTGGAGGTCGGcgacggccaggaggaggaggaggaggccaacgTGCTGCCTGGCTCGGCGCTGTACCGGCAGATGTTCTCGGCCATGTCGGCCAACGGCGACGGCGAGCTGTGCCTGCAGGGGCTGATCACCGTCGTCGAGCGCCTGAACGGCATCCGGAAGTAA